Part of the Notamacropus eugenii isolate mMacEug1 chromosome 5, mMacEug1.pri_v2, whole genome shotgun sequence genome is shown below.
GCCCTGTCCTGTGATCTTCAATACTATTTACCCATCAGAGTCATTGGTCTTTGGCAGTCTATATTTACCTGAACACACCCTGATCCCCACAGAACTAATCTTAGAAGCACCATGGTCACTCCTTCATCAGTATAAAAGTGGAAATTCGATTGGCGGATTTTGTGTGGTTGTAAGTCAGCAGGGCTGGCCACCACATCCTGGGCCAACCTCTTCTTCGCCTACCTTTCTCCTTCTGCACAGTTCCCCTGTGGTCTGTCCAGGAGAGAGCTGAAGACCTAGCATGGGTCCCACAGTCACATCCCTGATCTCCATTGGTGAGTTTCCAGGGTCAggtctggggagggagggatatttTGACAAGACCCATGGCTGAAGGACAGGGAGGATCTCTGAGGAGGAGATAGAACCATTTGGGACAGAGCAGGAGTCAAAGGTCTACTCAAAGGGTTCTTCCATCATATTCTGACTAAAGAAGAATTAGAGTTTCAGGGACTTTGGTGAGAGATGGGGATGGGTCAGTGTGGACTGGAGGGGAGGCACCTAACCTGAGCTTCTGTTACAGGGCTCTATCTGGACTGGGTGGTAAGGGCACAGACAGGTGAGTCCTGCCCCCAACATCCCActgttctctttccccttcttgaACCACATCAATCTCAGAAATCCCCTTTTAGGTTACAGAGGAAGGGAAACAAAGGACATTGCATTGAATGAATAAGGTGACTCAGGGAGGGGCTTCTGAAGCTGAAAGAGTAACACACTGGGCCCAGAGGAATCTCTGGGAAtccattttgtttccttctcagACCCCCTTCCCAGGCCCACCCTCTGGGCTGTCCCACATCCAGTGGTGCACCAAGGAGCAGATGTGACACTCAGGTGCCAAGGCCACCTGGGTAGTGACCGATTCCAGCTCTGGAAGGATGGAGagctcagagaggagagaaatgccTCCTGGCAGCAGGCAGAGTTCGTGCTCAGGAAGGTGGATGACTTGAGAGATGCAAAAAGCTACAGTTGCCGCTTTGGGCAAGGACTCTTGTGGTCGGAGTTTAGTGAAGCCTTGGTCCTGGTAGTCACAGGTGAGGGGTTGCTGGTCTACAACCATCCCTAGGGGGGAGGAGGCCAGGCGTGAGATATGAGCCCAGACCCCTCTCTGCAAAGTCACCTACACACAGAACAAACCTTCAGGCTTGAGTACCTGCCTTCTTTTACCACCCTTACTTCCTCAAGCTCTGGGAATGCCTGGCTCTCCACAGTCTGGGGCATAGATACGGTTGTGAAATCTTTCCCCTCATTAACCTTGTGAGGAGGAAATCACTACGAATTCCATTTTcgaggtagggaaactgaggattGGAAAGGAGGCAAGGTGACTTCAGCAGGCCAGAATTTTATCCCATGTCTCCCACCACCAGACCTATGGATAGTTCCCCATCTGGTCAGTGTCCCATGGTACCTAGCCAGGAGAACTGGGCTGCTCCTTCCTCAGAGCTCACCCATCAGCCTTTCAGAGAAGGAGCACACAGCTTTACCAGAGAAAGCTTATTCTAGATAAACTTTTCCTGTCTCCTCTAAGGCACAAGATGGAAACATGTGACCTGTCCAGTTGTGTTTCTCTTGTTTGCTTTTGCCCTGACAGCATTCCCATCAACCTGGACAGATGACAATATCACTTCCTATCATATTCTCCTACCCCTACCTTTGGTCACACAGTTCCCCCTCCCTGGAATATGCTTCCCACCTTCATCCACCACTTTCCTGCACATGTTAAAGCCCAGCTCTAACCCTTGCTGCTCTATGATGCCGTCCCTGTTTGTGTCAAATTGCACTCCGGGCTCTTGTTCACCCCATCACTGTGTCTATTGCTCTCTTGGGTGCGTACCCTTTCTCAGCTCTGGTTCAGGGAATGATTTGGGGGGATTCGGGGGAGAGATCAGATCcctaaattttttcttcctcctttgacaGGAACCCTCACAAAACCCTTAATTTCAGCCTTTCCTGGCTCCACAATATCCCCAGGCACAAGAGTGACCATCCAGTGCCAAATACCATCACAGGCACCCCTTCAGAACTACAATTTTGCACTCCTGGAGGCAAACACCTTGGAACCATTGCAGAAACAGAGCCCTACAGGGACCCTGGCAGTATTTTCACTTCTGTCTGTAACTGCTGAGAACACTGGGAGCTACAGCTGTATTTACTACAAGAAGACAGCTCCCTATAGTGGGTCCCATCCTAGCCAGACCCTGGAGCTGACTGTGTCTGGTGATTAGTGATAGGAAGCCCCAATTCTGATTTCATCACACACATAGGGCCCCACAGAACTATGGGGACAGCATAAAATCTAGGGAATTCTGAAGAGATGGTTTGTGGGTGACTGGAGTAGATGCAGTGATTCCTGTTTTCAGTGGCCTTAGTTTTGTGCCACAGGACACTTGGGGTGTTCCCCGGTTAAGGAAAGAAATTGAGAACAGAGGGAAGATGACTATTTCCTACCTCACCATAGGGTTGGGTGGTTCTGGTGGAAACCTAGAAATGACATCTGAACTtgacctttccttcccctttttgcTCAGGACAACTCCCCAAGCCCACCCTGTGGACTCAGTCTGGGCTTGTGGTGGCCCCAGGGGCTAACATCACTCTCTGGTGCTCAAGAATTAAGCTGTCTTCCCTTGGTGAGGCGACTTTCACTCTGGGGAAGGCTGGGACTCAGGAGCCCTTAAAACAGCAGATCTCAGCAGACCTCTGGACAAGCTTCTCTCTCTCGTCTCTGAGACCTGAGGACACTGGGAACTACAGCTGTGCTTACAAGGAAAGGAGAGTACCTTCTAGACTATCAAAGCCCAGTGAGACCCTGGAGCTGTTGGTGACAGGTGAGAGGTGTGTTTGGGTCCCAGAATAACTCTGAGAATGACCCCTCTGCTCTCTGCTCAGCCAGGAGCCTCACAGAGTCAAGGCCTGATGTCTACACAGTCAGTTCTGCCTTGGGGTCCTTCAGGTCCCTGGGGTCTTGGAAGACATGAGGCATTTATATTCTGATCTAGAATCTGGGGAAAAAAGATGATGATGGGGACTACATTGGGAGTTAGGAGAAGACTCACAGAGACCCAGAGCTGAAAAGGGCCTTGGAGATTCTTGAGACTAAGCCCTCCCCTTGCCAATAAgcaaagtgaggcccagagagaatggacttgtccagggtcacataagtaatTGACCAAGTCTGAAAGTGAGTCTGAGCCTTCTCCCTACTGGACCATGATATGAGCCCTGGTTTTAGGATGAGCCCTGGTCTGATCTAGGATAGCCCAGGTGAAAAGTGAGGGGCCTGATCTTTTCTCCCATTAGTCATCACATGTGTGTGACCATAGATTGGGTGAGCTCCTTCAAATATGAATGTTCCTTAGATTCCTAACTATCTATATCTAGAAATGTATGAGAGATTCTCTGGTCAAatccctcatttacagatgaaataactaAGGCtcatgggcatctaggtggctcagtgaatagaattCTCAGGTTGGAGTTAGAatgactcaccttcctgagttcaaatcaggtctcataCACTTACCAATTCTTTGACAGTGAGAAAATCACTAAAACTAGTTTGCctgaatttcctcctttgtaaaatgactgGAGATGCAATGGGAaagcactcctgtatctttgccaggaaaacttaaatgaattaatgaagagttggacatggctaaaaaataaccaaaatatcaaactgagactcagacaggTCAAGTGAATGGCCTGTGATCCCAAAGGGTCTCAGAGGCAGAGCAGGGACTTGAACCACATGTCGACTCTGAGCTCCCTGTTGTTTCTCACACAGGAtctctccccaaaccttccctctcaGCTCTCCCAGGCCTTATAGTGAAGCCTGGGATGCATGTGACTCTCCAGTGCCGACAGCCTTCTGAGACATTCCTCAGTGACTTGACATTCACTCTGCTGAAGATCGGGACTCCTCAGCCTTTGCAGAGACAGAGCCCAGCTGGGACCTCAGCTGACTTTAATCTTCTCTCTGTGAAGGCCCAGGATACTGGAAAATACCATTGTGTGTACCATAGGAGAATGGTTCCATATCATTTATCTGAGCCCAGTGATGTCCTAGAGATGTGGGTGACAGGTGAGGATGTGTCCATGTCCCCACGGCATAAAGTAGAGCTTTGAGACTGAAGCTTGATTGGCAGGTCAGGAATCCAAGAGAAGGCTTGCTATGGGCTCTTCTGACCATTGTGAGTTAGAGGTTGTGACAAGGGCTCTGGGTCTCTAAGGAAGGGGAAAGCAAAGGTGCAAAAATGGACCAGCTCAGGAACTGCTCCAAGCTCAAGGgacaaaaatagaaggaagagaCCCCTCCCTGTTTTGAGGTGGGCCCAGAGAGCATGTTAGGTTTATCATCCCTACCTCTCCAGGAAACGAGATTTGTGGCAAGGAATGACCAAAGAGCCAAAGGGAGTGAAAGCCAATGGTTAAGGAATCATTCAGAGACCTCCTAGGTCTTGTTTCCCCCACCCCCTAACACCAATTATAATTTTGCAGGGCCCTTGAGGGTCTCTGGCATCTCTTTGGTTTTCTAGATGCACTCCCCAAGCCATCCCTCTCAGTCTGGCCTGTGGTGGTATCAGGAGCTGATGTGACCCTCCTGTGTCAGGGGCCCTCATGGAGTAGTAGCTTTGTTTTGTACAaggacagaaataagaaaatccTGTCAAGCATGGATAACACTCACTACTTGACCAAGTTTGTCCTGAGTCATGTTACCCCCAAGCACTCTGGCAATTACAGCTGCAGCTACCAACTCAGCATCAACGGAAGTGTCTGGACACAACACAGTGACCCTTTGCAGCTTATAGTGAGAGGTAAGAGGAAAACACCTCCCAGATCCATTGGAGGAGGTCAAAGACCACTTCCTCCCTGGGTGCCTACtaagaaatgaaatcaaagtcTTGGCTCTGGCCAAGAGACATGAGACAAGAAAATAATAACCTTGACATTTTCCTCAATTCCAGGTCCATAGAGACCAAGGCAGTGAGCTGGGACATGAGGCTTCCCCCCTCTCATACTTCCCTGGGATCCATATATCTCCATCCTAATTTCTGGGTTTCTCAACCTAGTTCCAAGGGATAAGCCCACTCTGAGCAGCATTTGTGCCAAACTGCTTGATGCTGGTGGCTTAGAAGAGAGATAAGAGGGGAAAATATGGGGACAATTTCAGGGGCAAAGTGAGGGTCCCCTAAGGGCAGTGATTTAAGAAGATTCTTCTCTCTCCCACACCTCAGGTTCAGAGCACTATAAAATCTTTGTTATCATCCTCAGTTgtgcttcctttctcctcctcctctgccttctCTTGCTGGAAATCCTCTGCCAAGGATCCATCCCTGTGGGTGAGACACAGTTGTACACTTTATTTTCTTAAGCAATAGAAGTGGGTAAAGCCTGGgactcctcttttctcctttgtgacCTTTCCTGACCttgcttcttcctttctcacaTCTCTCTCACCAGGGTCTTTACAAGGAGAGAGCCCAAGGAGGTAAGGAGACTCAGTCCCTCTTCCCATAGCCCCTGTTTCTTCCTTGCCATGTAACCCTGCATCACCCTCTTCATGGACATGTCTGATGAGGAAAGATAGTCACAGAGGCTTCCAGGGTGAACTCCATCACCTtgtactatttccttctctctctgtcacagGTTCCTTTGTTGCCCTTATCTCTCTTGCCTACCACATCAACCTAAGTTCACCAGAGAGGAGCCCTTATGTAGGTTACCTGGGCAAGAAGGGGATATGATGATGGATCGGGGGGGAGGACTGTGGAGGGGCATCCTGGTCCTGGGAGTTGTGGGAATGATGCAAATTCCTTCCCATTTCAGATAAAGAAGCAGCCCAAGAAAGACCAAGAGAACCACGAGTCAGTTAGCCCATCTTGTTCCCACCTAGAGGAGTGTGTTTTATCCTTGAGCCGAAGCTTTCATGACAGAAAGTTGCACCCAGAGTTGTACCCCTTCTTAATTGCTTATGTACTTTTATTCTTCTAGTTACTCAATGCAGATCCTCTCAACTGTGGATCCTTTTACTTACTGGGGTAATGGTTAAATGTTCCAAAAACTGTACTTCAATATCATTCATTCCCTTTATAATCTTATGGACTTCATTTCAGGGAATTAAAGGCATGAAACTTAACAGGCGTCCATAGCTTTTACCAGACAAGTTGTCAAAGTATTCATGACACAGCAATAGagtaagaactcctgctctataGTAACTCACTGTTCCCTCACTATTGTATTTCTTCTCCAGGTCGCCATGGCTGAAGGCCCCCAGGGAGTGATCTATTCTCAGATGAACACAAGAACCTTGAATAACAAGAAATCAAACCCTGCAGAGAAAACTGAGGGGTCCACACTCTATGCCACTCTGCTTGGGCACTGAGGTTGCCTTTCCCAaatgaattctctccctttctgtcttcttccaTGTTCTCTCCTCCACCTCATTCCCTAGTTCTCTAGTTTTCTAGCATATATTCCTCCGCTTCCCAGCTCTGAGGAGTCATGATGCCTATTGGGGTTTTCCATTGGAGTCTGGAGTTGTATAAACGAAAATGGTGTAAATTATCCATCTGTAATGATGAGAAACTTCTAAGAAATATGAAGAATGGAAGAGGGCGTAACAATCTAAAAGGAGATATCAGTAGTAGTTTTGGAAACCACGAAAGGCCTTCTGCCCTAGACCGGAttggacctgagtttaaaccaGGCAAACTAAGAGGCAGATTGGGAAAGGATAGCATTCCAGGTAGGGGGACAGTCAACTCagaggcatggagtcaggagacttctGTATGCAAGGACAAAAATTCAGCCAGTGTAGATTACTCCTAGAGTGAATGAGGGGAAATATAGTgtagaaaggagagggaggaagttaCTGAGGCTCATGCCCTCACTTCTGTCCTCCACTCATCCCTGAAACTCACTCCATGTATCCAGTCTGATGTCAAGTCCTATATTTTCCAACATCACACCACTTCTtgtatatgtccccttctctctaatcACACAGTGACTACCCTGTGGCTCACTTCACACATGGATTTTTGTAATCACCTGCTGGTGTTTCTGCCTGTCACCAGTCTCTCCCACTCCAGTCCCTCATTCATTCAGttctcaaattaatttttctaaattgAAGATGTGACTACATCAACTCCCAGTCATTGAACTGTATTTGTTCCTTTAAACTCTAGGCTTAGATCTGAAATCTTTGGTCATTCGAAGGCCTTTATAACGCCCCTCGATGACATGAACTTCCCAGTCTTAGTCTGTATGCCCGCTCTTGGTGTCAGTGCTCTTTGGATTCTTTACTGGTATTTTTGTGGGCCAGTACCACTCTTCAACCAACCATTATTAAAGAAATTACTGCTTGAGAGGAAAATTGACATCACCTTTATCCCCATACATGTTGTGAAAATGGATGTGAGCCCTCCTGATCCAATCCACATCAGTGATGTTCATTCCTTATTTATGTATACTGTTTTCCTCAAGTGAATGTAACAAAACTGGAATCATGGCCTTCTGCATTTTGTGTCTTTGCATCTCTGGGGCTATCCCAGTTCCTGGCAATGTctatgtttttaataaatatttgattgataGTTGGAGCAGCTTGTCACTTTGAGTTTGAGAAGCCAATGAAATAatgcagtttgagatgtccaggAGACTTATTACTTGCTAACTAGACAAAGCAGTATCTGCAGCGAGATGAGCATTCagcccatgagagctgatgagtttcatgtgcaatcttcttTTTGACTGTATTGTGTtatggacattcttgttttatttcacaaattaaagGTCACAAAGGAATAAAATTGAAAcagataaaaactgaaaaaaacattATCAAGAGTGAAAATATCACAAAATTATAGAAGAGGATGTAGGTTTACTCGTGGCTCCAACAAAAGTAGGATTTTCTTGGAATATAggatcaaagaagaaatgagggggAGCCAAGGAAGCATCAGTTACAGATAAGGATGAACACTCACAAGTCTACCCTTGCTCTTGTGAAGACATGGGCAGATTTGTGAGAATGGTCTGAGGTCTCTATGACAATCTTCGGCTCATATCCTTTGGCTCATAGCCTCTCCAAGgataagtaaaggagaaaatgggggaCATTGTGATGAATTGATGGGGTGACTCAGGGAGGGCTTTCAGAATCCAGAGGTGAAAGAAACACTGAGACCAGAGGGATCCAATTTGTTTCCTTCTCAAATCCCTTCCCCAGGCCCTCTCTATAAGCCATTCCGAGTCCTGTTATCCCCAAGGGAGTAGATGTGACCTTCAGGTGCCAGGGCCACTTGGAGAGTGAATGATTCCATCTCTGGAAGGATGAAGagctcagagaggagagaaatggctCCCAGCAGCAGACAGAGTTCATACTCAGGAAGATGGATGACTTGAGAGATGAGAGGAGCTACAGCTGCCTCACTGAGCAGGGATCCTTGTGCTCAGAACTCAGTTAAGCCCTGGCCATGGTGGTGACAGGTCTACAACCATCCATATTGGGAAGGAGACCAAGCCAGAGAGATGAGTCCCAGATCCCTCTCTGGGGAGTCACAAGGGGGACGAACCCTCCAGCTTGAGTACCTGCCTCCCCttaccacccccacctccccagtcTCAGAAAACTCCTGGCTCTCCTGCTCACATTTTGAAGACACAAATAAAGTTCTAAAATTTTTACCCTCAATAACACAGCAAGGAGGGAAGCACACACACCATAACTTGGCTTTCAGAGGTAGAGAAACTGAAGACAGCAGAGAAGGTAAAATGCCTTGAGCAGGTCAAAAGGTTCATTATTGtcagggccaggatttgaacccatatttcTCACCTCCCAAACACAGAGATCATTACCCATCTGGTCAGTGTTCCCTAGTGACCCAGCCATGAGAGCTGGGCTACTCCTCCTTCAGAGTTTACACAGCAGCCTTTGGGAGAAGGGACACAGAGCTTGACCAGAGAAAactttatctttctgtctcctAGAAGGCCCAAACTGGTGACATTCAACCCATCCAGTTTTGTCTTCCCCTGTTCCTTTCTGCCCTCAATACATTTCCATCTGTCTGGACAAATGACAGCATCACCTTCCATCATAtctctctcttttgcttttgCTCACACATTTCCCCTGCCTGGGATGCCCTTCCCATCTTCTTCCATCACTTATCTACACATACTTAAAGTTTAGTGTAGATCCTGGGTCCTCCAGGATTCTGTACCTGATTTGGTCAAGGGACAGTATCCTGGCCCTTGAGCCTCCCAGTATAATGTCTTCACCTTTCGTGAGTATCCTCCCCTTCCCAGTTCTATTTTAAGGAATCATTTGAGGGGATTATGATGACAGATCAGGTCCCTAActacctccttcctttcccaggaGCCCTCCCCAAACTCTCCATTTCACCCTTGTCTGGCTCCACAATATCTCCTGGGAGAAAAGTGACCATAAGTTGCCAGATATCACCAGAAGCACCATCTCAGGATTAGAGTTTTGTCCTGCTAGAAGTGAAGAGTCTGGAGCTCTTGCAGTGACAGTGTCTTCCAGAAACCAGGGCTGATTTCTCTCTTCCATTTGTGATGCCCAAGCACACTGACATGTACAACAGTATTCACTACAAGAAGAATCCTGCCCCCCCCATAGGGAATCCCATTCCAGCTAGACCCTGAAGCTGATTGTTCCTGATGATTGGAAATGGGAACCCCCACAATCTCCAATTCCATCAACCACACTCGGTCCAACAGTGTGATGGGGACCACATGAAATCCTGAATTTCTGAAGGAGTGGTTTAGGGGGAAGCTGGAGGGTTCCCTTGtaccctctctttttctccatggAGTCCGTTTCAGGAAACAGGATACTGGGGGTGTTCCCAGCTTAAGTCACTCCACAAACAAGGAAGACACACGACTGTTATTTCACCTCTTATTAGGATTAGGGAGTGGGGGCAAAAGGCATACAAATGACTTTGAACTTGACTTCTGGTGCCCTTTTTTCCTCAGGACAAGTGAATGCGAGAGTCACAAAACTTTGTGATactaaaaggtttctgaatgctcAATGACCGAAAggtaattcaaaatcaaatgtgcAATGAATATGAGATGTTTCTGGTAATGCTTACCCAGGGTTCACCCTGCAACTTCAAtatagccttggttctgaacacacaacatgagtactttgcactgtgcatgccatCACACCACACAACATCAATGAAATCccatgactttgatttgagattATTGTATGTTATCAACTGCAACATTTTTTCTGTGCCTACAAAgttattaaatgaattttggcttcGTTTttggacagaatttccaacaatttctgaaatgaccCTAACAATACTTCtgccattttaaaaatacttatttatgTGAAGCAGTGTTCTCAGCATtcatgattataaaatcaaaatattgatcaattttgaaaaaaaaaacattgaagatGCTATAcatcctgcagtatcaaatattccaccaagaTCTGATTCTTTTTGTAAAACAAGTACGTTCATCTCAGTAGAATGCAAATTTGGTTTCATCTTTAATATCTGGAAAAATTATATGTATgccaaaaaattgttttaaaataaattttttaaagatttattatctctaaatatttcatttgtatacctgttttatatatctatgtatatgtgtatgtgatgcatacatacatatatgtatatgcatcatatgcgtatacatgtgtatgtgacagtgtatatatgtatagatatgtcattcatatacatacacacatatatgcacacattcatacacgtgaacatacacacatacacatatacatatatgtgcatactatatatgcatacacatgtatgtatatacacacacatatataaatatacatataatttctTGGGTGAAAAAGGGGTCATGATTACAAGTTCAAGAAATTCTACCCTATACCATATCGCCAAAATAGTATTCTAGTCTCTCCCTAAATATCTCCCTGAATGCTTGTGTTTTTCCTCTGTTACTTatctttatttcatcctttttctgtgtacacacacacacacacacacaagtcctctttgtacatagttttttcACATAGAATCTACCTCATTAAATTGTGACGTCTTTGAGAGCGTAGGGATGTTGGTGTTGTCTTCCTTTGCATCCATAACATTTATTACAGTGCTTGATGTACAGGACGTActtaatatttgttaattgagaGACCTACTGATTTTGCTTCACTCATAAAACCATTCTTTCAGCTACATTTACCTTGAAATTGTTTCACTTCCATTTTCTGTCATGTCTTGCAAAGTaccatcttctttcccttccttttccgaGTCTACTTGTGaatccttttcaattttatttaaccTTTTTACATCCTCCTTAATCTTCCTTGGCGCTGCTCTTCATTTAATTCAGATGTTGAATCTGAGCCAGTATCTGGATTTGGAGATTGTAAAATATTCTCAATTTTCCTAATCCCCCAAATTATCTCTCAATCTCAACTGTTTAACTTCTTCCACAATTTTACTTCTATAAATATCCTAGATAACTTCCATCATTCTCTTATTTGTGATAAGTCCTTCTGTGAGCTTTCCCCATGGAATCCAGACGTAGAATATTTGTTTTCCATGATTGGCTGTGCCCATGACATAAAGTATGGTTATGTAAGCTAAATTAATTTGTATATTAAGTGCtacataaaataatttcaaaatactGATATTTAtaacaatgaaataatttaaaattgatTCTCaggaagaaaatgcttttaaaacttacagagaagtaaaaaaaaaaggacaggaaGTCTAGAAGAAGGACCTAGTTTTTGACAGATCTCTATCTCTATTATATAAAAGTATTCAAAATTATTTGACATTGACTAAAAGTAAATGTAGATTCATGGAACAGACTATCTAACCAAGACTTAGAATTAACTGACTATAGCTACTTCATCTTTGATATACCAAAGAAA
Proteins encoded:
- the LOC140507340 gene encoding immunoglobulin superfamily member 1-like encodes the protein MQKATVAALGKDSCGTLTKPLISAFPGSTISPGTRVTIQCQIPSQAPLQNYNFALLEANTLEPLQKQSPTGTLAVFSLLSVTAENTGSYSCIYYKKTAPYSGSHPSQTLELTVSGSGQLPKPTLWTQSGLVVAPGANITLWCSRIKLSSLGEATFTLGKAGTQEPLKQQISADLWTSFSLSSLRPEDTGNYSCAYKERRVPSRLSKPSETLELLVTGSLPKPSLSALPGLIVKPGMHVTLQCRQPSETFLSDLTFTLLKIGTPQPLQRQSPAGTSADFNLLSVKAQDTGKYHCVYHRRMVPYHLSEPSDVLEMWVTDALPKPSLSVWPVVVSGADVTLLCQGPSWSSSFVLYKDRNKKILSSMDNTHYLTKFVLSHVTPKHSGNYSCSYQLSINGSVWTQHSDPLQLIVRGKRKTPPRSIGGGQRPLPPWVPTKK